The Kluyvera intermedia genome window below encodes:
- the tssD gene encoding type VI secretion system tube protein TssD, whose amino-acid sequence MSDIIYVTINGEVQGEISKDCGSDASVGNRYQHGHEDEVFVFSLVKSFSSTGAGVNAQGITFCKIIDKSSPLLMNAINNNESLNMVFSIYRVNRFGRMEKYYLIEVRGARISGVDTRVDTNTLHYEYITVNYDYIHSRHLMAGTEFDYLVAPENYSRLFPPTPISPEPKPPEEPPVRHVTLVLGIFFDGTGNNAANTENMLASCSAQGFDLASPDAESILKRSASELMGLSGAEATSYSGYYTNIHWLHELYNRTFSATDGYLQQAIYVEGIGTQAGKPDSVIGMGLGLAECGVIAKTDDAVQQVKLTIEAAADLLKGKFVVDTLLFDIFGFSRGAAAARHFANRIQCEDRDIINAIASGMGQHEYIGTAAGKTRFIGLFDTVAAIGTPANGMDPHSADTGDANLALRPGVAQKVFHITAQNECRYNFALNSVSPAWPELSLPGAHSDIGGGYLPQTREDLFLSRPLVETLPVDTPNERSRVYRQAAAQLPELERSAAIAPIVRTNTVTTHTWEDGFVPADRYGQMQKRSFAALALRHRIVKHDWSMVTLRVMLDAAKDAGVLFDDVARKRGTEMPASLSLLSEKARAMGKAARLRTSAIGFSPEEIDTLARSYIHCSASWNAVATDQYGELRGGASASETVGFVNRPDEDWVRTVYNMDGIKQ is encoded by the coding sequence ATGAGTGATATTATTTATGTGACGATTAATGGTGAGGTTCAGGGGGAAATATCTAAAGACTGTGGCTCTGATGCATCGGTTGGTAATCGCTACCAGCACGGACATGAAGATGAGGTTTTTGTCTTTAGCCTGGTGAAGTCGTTTAGCAGCACGGGGGCGGGTGTTAATGCACAGGGGATAACTTTTTGTAAGATTATCGATAAAAGTTCGCCGTTGCTGATGAATGCGATTAATAACAATGAATCATTAAATATGGTGTTTAGTATTTATCGTGTTAATCGTTTTGGCAGAATGGAAAAGTATTATCTTATTGAGGTTCGAGGCGCAAGGATAAGCGGTGTTGACACCCGAGTTGATACCAATACTTTACACTATGAATATATTACTGTGAATTATGATTATATTCATAGCCGCCATCTGATGGCCGGCACGGAATTTGATTATCTGGTGGCGCCGGAGAATTATAGCCGACTGTTTCCACCCACACCTATTTCGCCTGAGCCAAAACCCCCGGAAGAGCCGCCGGTACGTCATGTCACGCTGGTGCTGGGGATCTTTTTCGACGGCACGGGGAATAACGCGGCCAATACGGAGAATATGCTGGCCTCATGCTCGGCGCAGGGTTTTGACCTGGCGAGCCCGGATGCGGAAAGCATTCTTAAGCGTAGCGCGTCTGAATTAATGGGGCTAAGTGGGGCCGAAGCGACCAGTTATTCGGGGTATTACACGAATATTCATTGGTTGCATGAACTGTATAACCGAACATTTTCGGCAACTGATGGCTATTTGCAGCAGGCAATTTATGTCGAAGGAATCGGCACTCAGGCTGGTAAGCCCGATAGTGTGATAGGGATGGGGCTTGGCTTGGCGGAGTGTGGGGTGATTGCGAAAACGGATGATGCTGTGCAACAGGTCAAGTTAACAATAGAGGCAGCCGCAGATTTATTAAAAGGTAAATTTGTTGTCGACACCTTGCTGTTTGATATCTTTGGTTTTAGCCGTGGCGCGGCGGCGGCACGCCATTTTGCAAACCGTATCCAGTGTGAAGACCGTGACATTATCAACGCGATTGCGTCGGGAATGGGTCAGCACGAGTACATTGGAACAGCGGCAGGTAAAACCCGCTTTATCGGTCTGTTTGATACCGTTGCGGCAATTGGAACACCGGCAAATGGTATGGATCCCCACAGTGCCGACACGGGTGACGCTAATCTCGCCCTTCGTCCCGGCGTCGCTCAGAAGGTCTTTCATATCACTGCCCAGAATGAATGCCGCTATAACTTCGCCTTAAATAGCGTCTCTCCCGCGTGGCCGGAGTTATCTCTGCCTGGAGCACATTCGGACATCGGCGGCGGTTACCTACCGCAAACTCGCGAAGATCTTTTCCTCTCTCGTCCATTAGTCGAAACGTTACCCGTCGACACGCCAAACGAGCGTTCGCGCGTGTACCGGCAGGCGGCTGCCCAACTGCCGGAACTGGAGCGTTCTGCCGCTATTGCCCCCATTGTTCGCACCAATACGGTCACCACGCACACCTGGGAAGATGGTTTCGTACCCGCCGACCGCTATGGGCAAATGCAAAAACGCAGTTTTGCCGCGCTGGCGCTGCGTCATCGGATTGTCAAACACGACTGGTCGATGGTGACGCTACGGGTGATGCTGGATGCTGCGAAGGATGCAGGAGTGTTGTTTGATGATGTGGCACGAAAAAGAGGAACTGAAATGCCAGCCTCACTTTCTCTACTCAGTGAAAAGGCGAGAGCAATGGGCAAAGCGGCTCGTTTACGGACATCGGCCATTGGGTTCAGCCCAGAGGAGATTGATACCCTTGCAAGGTCATATATCCATTGCTCGGCGAGCTGGAATGCAGTTGCGACAGATCAGTATGGAGAACTTCGGGGAGGTGCTTCTGCCTCAGAAACGGTGGGGTTTGTGAACAGGCCTGATGAAGACTGGGTGCGAACGGTTTACAACATGGATGGAATAAAGCAATGA
- a CDS encoding DUF2931 family protein translates to MNFPKTLIMVALLIAGCSQPKIHPLQSKQAASGDWSLPYGKWSFSFITPWQLPAEVTLVRVLDTDGRLYTFRTIDQTSRDPDSVTSWTEWAHGGSVNFNNVKMPPQYMIFCWDSFIDKKTYETSVMFSPATWQRMKTPADHLFSGKTLWYDNMLFGLSPGGKVRIWFPDAGSHPALIVTPYKISTVSGADLTICKDGADSDFLRNYRYSQEIQDSMKGKTYPYGEW, encoded by the coding sequence ATGAACTTCCCCAAAACGCTGATAATGGTGGCACTCCTGATCGCAGGTTGCAGTCAACCTAAAATTCACCCACTGCAGTCAAAACAAGCTGCCAGCGGTGACTGGTCGCTACCCTACGGAAAATGGAGTTTCTCATTTATTACACCTTGGCAGTTACCTGCTGAGGTTACTTTAGTGAGAGTACTTGATACTGATGGACGTCTGTATACCTTCCGCACGATAGACCAGACATCCCGTGATCCTGACTCGGTAACTTCATGGACAGAATGGGCCCACGGCGGCAGCGTGAATTTTAATAACGTAAAAATGCCGCCCCAGTACATGATTTTCTGCTGGGATTCCTTTATCGATAAAAAAACCTACGAAACCAGCGTGATGTTTTCGCCCGCCACATGGCAGAGGATGAAAACGCCAGCCGACCACTTATTCAGCGGAAAAACACTTTGGTACGACAATATGCTGTTTGGACTTTCTCCTGGCGGTAAGGTCAGGATTTGGTTCCCAGATGCAGGCTCTCACCCCGCGCTAATCGTCACCCCCTACAAAATCAGCACCGTCTCAGGTGCTGATCTCACAATCTGCAAAGACGGTGCCGACAGCGATTTCCTGCGCAACTATCGCTATTCCCAGGAAATACAGGATTCAATGAAAGGAAAAACCTATCCCTACGGGGAGTGGTGA
- a CDS encoding DUF2931 family protein, producing MNLPKTLILAVLMTASCSQSNTHPVQSKQAASGDWSLPYGKWSFSFITPWQLPAEVSLVRVLDTDGRLYTFRTLDPTSRDPDSVDSWTKWTHGGGAQFNQVKMPPQYMIFCWDSFIDKKTYETSVMFSPIIWLRMKTPAAHARRNGEPIWYRNMLFGLSPGGKVRTWFPDINDYPAIAFTPYKINTVSGADLTICKNGADSDFLRNYRYSQEIQDSMKGKTYPYGEW from the coding sequence ATGAACTTACCCAAAACGCTGATACTGGCCGTGCTCATGACCGCAAGTTGCAGTCAGTCTAATACCCACCCTGTACAGTCGAAACAGGCTGCCAGCGGTGACTGGTCGCTACCTTATGGAAAGTGGAGTTTTTCGTTTATTACCCCATGGCAGCTACCGGCTGAGGTGAGTCTTGTCAGAGTGCTTGATACCGACGGACGTCTGTATACCTTCCGCACGCTTGATCCGACATCCCGCGATCCCGACTCGGTAGATTCATGGACGAAATGGACACACGGCGGAGGGGCTCAATTCAACCAGGTAAAAATGCCACCTCAGTACATGATTTTCTGCTGGGATTCCTTCATTGATAAAAAAACCTATGAAACCAGCGTGATGTTTTCGCCCATTATCTGGCTACGAATGAAGACTCCTGCTGCGCATGCCCGTCGGAATGGCGAGCCTATCTGGTATCGTAATATGTTGTTTGGCCTTTCTCCTGGCGGCAAAGTGAGAACCTGGTTTCCGGATATCAATGACTATCCCGCCATCGCCTTCACCCCCTACAAAATCAACACTGTCTCAGGCGCTGATCTCACAATCTGCAAAAACGGTGCTGACAGCGATTTCCTACGCAATTACCGCTATTCCCAGGAAATACAGGATTCAATGAAGGGAAAAACCTATCCGTACGGGGAGTGGTAA
- the yhhY gene encoding N-acetyltransferase, producing MSDIVIRHAEPKDYDAIRQIGAQPEVYHNTLQVPHPSSQMWNERLADQPGVKQLVACIDEQVVGHLALQIPQRPRRSHVADFGISVDSRWHNRGVASALMRTMIDMCDNWLRVDRIELTVFTDNAPAVALYQKHGFEIEGTGKRYALRNGEYVDAYFMARLKPSLG from the coding sequence ATGAGTGACATCGTGATACGCCATGCTGAACCGAAAGATTACGACGCTATCCGTCAGATCGGCGCCCAGCCGGAGGTGTACCACAACACGCTACAAGTTCCTCATCCTTCAAGCCAAATGTGGAATGAGCGGCTAGCCGACCAGCCCGGCGTTAAACAACTGGTCGCCTGCATTGATGAACAGGTGGTCGGCCACCTCGCACTCCAGATTCCTCAGCGTCCACGCCGCAGCCATGTCGCCGATTTTGGCATTAGCGTTGACTCGCGGTGGCACAATCGTGGCGTCGCCAGCGCGCTGATGCGTACGATGATCGATATGTGTGATAACTGGCTGCGTGTCGATCGTATTGAATTGACCGTATTCACCGATAACGCCCCTGCGGTGGCGCTGTATCAGAAACACGGCTTTGAGATTGAAGGCACCGGCAAACGATACGCACTGCGCAACGGCGAGTACGTGGATGCGTACTTTATGGCGCGATTGAAGCCGTCTCTTGGCTAA
- a CDS encoding oxidoreductase, with protein MTLHCAFIGFGKSATRYHLPYVLHRKADWHVAHIYRRSPKPDEQLPQYAHIHFTSELDDILNDPQVRLVVVCTHADSHFDYAKQALEAGKNVLVEKPFTPTLSQAKELFALAKSKGLTISPYQNRRFDSCFLTTKKVIESGKLGRIIEIENHFDSYRPVDAGKPGLPQDGVFYGLGVHTMDQIISLFGRPQQVSYDIRHLRNKANPDDTFEAQLFYGDLKAIVKSSHLVKLEYPKFIVHGHKGSFIKYGIDQQETSLKANIMPGEPGFGADHSIGILEYVDDAGNTVREEVAVETGDYGRVYDALYQTLVNGCENFVSESDALTNMEILEHGFAQPSPATVTL; from the coding sequence ATGACCCTACACTGTGCCTTTATCGGCTTTGGCAAAAGCGCCACGCGTTACCATCTTCCTTACGTCCTCCACCGCAAAGCCGACTGGCATGTCGCACATATCTATCGTCGTAGCCCGAAGCCTGACGAGCAACTGCCACAGTACGCGCATATCCATTTCACCAGCGAACTTGACGATATCCTCAATGACCCGCAGGTAAGGCTGGTGGTGGTCTGCACTCATGCCGATAGCCACTTTGATTATGCGAAGCAAGCGCTGGAAGCGGGGAAAAACGTGCTGGTGGAGAAACCCTTCACCCCAACGCTTTCGCAGGCAAAAGAACTGTTTGCGTTGGCGAAAAGCAAAGGCTTGACGATTTCGCCGTACCAGAACCGCCGCTTTGATTCTTGTTTCCTGACCACCAAAAAAGTGATTGAGAGCGGCAAACTGGGGCGGATTATTGAAATTGAAAACCACTTCGACAGCTACCGTCCGGTGGATGCTGGAAAGCCGGGTCTGCCGCAGGATGGCGTATTTTATGGGCTGGGCGTGCATACCATGGACCAGATCATTTCGCTGTTTGGCCGCCCGCAGCAGGTGTCTTACGATATTCGCCACCTGCGTAATAAAGCGAATCCGGACGATACCTTTGAAGCCCAGCTGTTCTACGGCGACCTGAAAGCGATCGTCAAAAGCAGCCATCTGGTGAAGCTCGAATACCCGAAATTTATTGTTCACGGCCACAAGGGATCGTTTATCAAATACGGTATCGATCAGCAGGAAACCAGCCTGAAGGCCAATATTATGCCGGGTGAGCCGGGCTTTGGCGCTGACCATAGTATCGGCATTCTGGAATACGTGGACGATGCGGGGAACACCGTACGCGAAGAGGTTGCGGTGGAAACCGGTGACTACGGGCGTGTCTACGATGCGCTGTATCAAACGCTGGTCAATGGCTGTGAAAACTTCGTCAGTGAATCTGATGCTCTGACAAATATGGAGATCCTCGAGCACGGTTTCGCCCAGCCATCTCCAGCCACTGTGACCCTCTAA
- a CDS encoding pirin family protein, translating to MIFLRKANERGHANHGWLDSWHTFSFADYYDPNFMGFSALRVINDDVIDAGQGFGTHPHKDMEILTYVLEGAVEHQDSMGNKEQVPAGEFQIMSAGTGVRHSEYNPSATDKLHLYQIWIIPETTGITPRYEQRRFDAAQGKQLVLSPDAREGSLKVYQDMELYRWALAKGEQSVHQIAADRRVWIQVVKGEVSINGTKATTSDGLAIWDEQAISVHADSESEILLFDLPPV from the coding sequence ATGATTTTCTTACGCAAAGCAAACGAACGTGGTCACGCAAATCATGGTTGGCTGGATTCCTGGCATACCTTCTCTTTTGCAGACTATTACGATCCGAATTTTATGGGCTTCTCCGCGCTGCGCGTCATTAACGATGACGTGATTGACGCAGGGCAGGGGTTCGGTACTCACCCGCACAAAGACATGGAAATCCTGACCTACGTTCTGGAAGGTGCCGTTGAACACCAGGACAGCATGGGCAACAAAGAACAGGTTCCGGCGGGCGAGTTCCAGATTATGAGTGCGGGTACCGGGGTGCGTCACTCTGAGTACAACCCAAGCGCGACCGACAAATTACACCTGTATCAAATCTGGATTATTCCAGAAACCACCGGCATCACGCCGCGCTACGAACAGCGCCGGTTTGACGCTGCGCAGGGCAAACAACTGGTGCTGTCACCGGATGCGCGTGAAGGTTCGCTGAAAGTGTATCAGGACATGGAACTGTACCGCTGGGCGCTGGCAAAAGGTGAACAGTCGGTTCACCAGATTGCTGCCGACCGCCGCGTGTGGATCCAGGTGGTGAAAGGGGAAGTCTCCATTAACGGTACCAAAGCCACCACCAGCGATGGCCTGGCAATTTGGGACGAGCAGGCGATTTCAGTCCATGCAGACAGCGAAAGTGAGATTTTACTCTTCGATCTGCCACCAGTTTGA
- the gntR gene encoding gluconate operon transcriptional repressor GntR, which translates to MKKKRPVLQDVADRVGVTKMTVSRFLRNPEQVSVALRGKIAAALDDLGYIPNRAPDILSNSTSRAIGVLLPSLTNQVFAEVLRGVESVTDAYGYQTMLAHYGYKPEMEQERLESMLSWNIDGLILTERTHTPRTLKMIEVAGIPVVELMDSQSPCLDIAVGFDNYEAARQMTAAIIARGHRHIAYLGARLDERTIIKQKGYERAMLDAGLTPYSVMVEQSSSYTSGIELMRQARREFSQLDGIFCTNDDLAVGAAFECQRLGLKIPDDIAIAGFHGHDIGQVMEPRLASVLTPRERMGRIGAERLLARIRGETVTPKMLDLGFTLSPGGSI; encoded by the coding sequence ATGAAAAAGAAAAGACCCGTACTTCAGGATGTTGCCGATCGCGTTGGCGTGACCAAAATGACGGTTAGCCGTTTTTTACGTAACCCGGAACAGGTTTCCGTGGCGTTGCGCGGTAAAATTGCGGCGGCTCTTGATGATCTGGGTTACATCCCCAATCGGGCTCCCGACATTCTCTCAAACTCCACCAGCCGGGCTATCGGCGTGCTGTTACCGTCATTAACCAACCAGGTTTTTGCCGAAGTGCTGCGCGGCGTGGAAAGCGTTACCGACGCTTACGGTTACCAGACGATGCTCGCACACTACGGTTATAAGCCGGAGATGGAGCAGGAGCGTCTGGAATCTATGCTCTCGTGGAATATTGACGGTCTTATCCTCACCGAACGGACCCACACTCCCCGCACCCTGAAGATGATTGAAGTCGCCGGGATCCCCGTGGTGGAGCTGATGGACAGCCAATCTCCGTGTCTCGACATTGCCGTCGGTTTTGATAACTACGAAGCCGCACGCCAGATGACGGCGGCCATTATTGCCCGCGGTCACCGACACATCGCCTATTTGGGCGCACGTCTCGACGAACGTACTATCATCAAGCAGAAGGGTTACGAGCGGGCGATGCTGGATGCCGGTTTAACGCCGTACAGCGTGATGGTCGAGCAGTCTTCTTCTTACACCTCGGGCATTGAACTCATGCGCCAGGCGCGGCGTGAATTCTCACAGCTTGACGGAATCTTCTGTACCAACGATGACCTGGCGGTCGGCGCGGCGTTTGAGTGCCAACGTCTGGGGCTGAAAATTCCCGACGATATCGCGATTGCCGGTTTCCACGGCCATGACATCGGCCAGGTGATGGAACCGCGTCTCGCCAGCGTGCTGACGCCGCGTGAGCGCATGGGCCGCATTGGTGCAGAACGTTTGCTGGCACGAATTCGTGGTGAGACTGTTACCCCTAAAATGTTAGATTTAGGTTTCACGTTGTCACCGGGTGGATCTATTTAG